Proteins encoded by one window of Candidatus Nitrosocosmicus hydrocola:
- a CDS encoding class I SAM-dependent methyltransferase, which produces MDIDAGHYTGHENLELISQSHRFNDWMYEEILPSLYGDILEIGSGIGTFSEKLINDFPKSNLTFTDISPVYVELLKKKFDSSNKNMAVYRLDLNERIDYEKIGYKKFDSILAVNVLEHVENDEFAFTQLYDMLNEKGTLVVLVPCHKFLYNVIDKNIGHYRRYTKKELEHKVRKAGFIVDETFYFNTVGLIGWYLNGNLLMNPRVSGTGLKVLDTVVPVLKYAERLFGKRIGLSIICYAKKK; this is translated from the coding sequence ATGGATATTGATGCCGGACACTATACAGGCCATGAAAACTTAGAACTAATATCACAAAGTCATCGTTTTAATGATTGGATGTACGAAGAAATATTGCCTTCATTATATGGTGATATTCTTGAAATAGGTAGTGGTATAGGAACATTTTCCGAAAAATTGATTAATGATTTCCCTAAATCTAATTTGACATTTACCGACATCTCACCTGTGTATGTCGAATTATTAAAGAAAAAATTTGATTCATCTAATAAAAATATGGCAGTATATAGATTAGATCTTAATGAGAGAATAGACTATGAAAAAATAGGTTATAAAAAGTTTGATTCAATTTTGGCAGTGAATGTTTTGGAGCATGTGGAGAATGATGAATTTGCATTTACCCAGTTATACGATATGCTCAATGAGAAAGGAACTCTAGTTGTTTTAGTTCCATGTCATAAATTTCTATATAATGTTATTGATAAAAATATTGGCCATTATCGAAGATATACCAAAAAAGAATTAGAACATAAAGTTAGAAAAGCTGGATTTATTGTTGACGAGACATTTTATTTTAATACCGTGGGATTAATAGGATGGTATCTAAATGGTAACTTGCTTATGAATCCAAGAGTAAGTGGAACTGGACTCAAGGTATTGGATACCGTTGTTCCAGTGCTAAAGTATGCTGAAAGACTATTCGGCAAAAGAATTGGTTTATCTATTATATGTTATGCTAAGAAGAAATAG